In one Elephas maximus indicus isolate mEleMax1 chromosome 9, mEleMax1 primary haplotype, whole genome shotgun sequence genomic region, the following are encoded:
- the ADAMTS13 gene encoding A disintegrin and metalloproteinase with thrombospondin motifs 13 isoform X1, translated as MWGLPCWGRLPPLCKASLGGLLTAAFFLLGCCGLSNLQQRFLQALEPVEVASYLGPGSAVKGGPPSPHLQRQTRAVGNVLHLELLVAVGPDVHQAHQEDTERYVLTNLNIGSELLRDPSLGAQFRVHLVKMIVLTEPEDAPNITANITSSLLSVCDWSRAVNPADDTDPGHADLVLYITRFDLELPNGDRKVRGVTQLGGVCSSSWSCLITEDTGFDLGVTIAHEIGHSLGLEHDGAPDSGCGSSSHVMAADGAASARRGPAWSACSRQQLRHLLSAGRARCLWDPPRPQPEPAGLLLEAQPGLYYSADEQCRVAFGRTAVACTFAKESLDMCQALSCHTDPLDHSSCSRLLIPLLDGTECGVDKWCSRGHCRSLAELSPMPAVHGHWSSWGAPSPCSRSCGGGVATRRRQCNNPRPAFGGRACTGADLQAELCNTQACRTSQLEFMSEQCAQTEGQPLLLPEGGSTFYRWSSAVQYSQGDSLCRYMCWAVGENFIVRRGDSFVDGTRCVPSGPREDGTFSLCLSGRCRILGCDGRMDSQQVRDVCQVCGGDNSTCSPHNGSFSGGRAREYVTFLTVTPNLTSVYVVNRRPLFTHLAVRIRGRYIVAGNGSVSPSTTYPSLLEDSRLEYRVALTEDQLPHREELHIQGPTQEDIEIQVYRRYSEEYGSLAHPDITFSYFQPKQLHVGMWAAVWGSCSVSCGAGQRWVTYGCLDQAQNKWVEAAQCEGSPKPPERSEPCAPMPCPARREAAAPSPALQNRTCVPQAEGQEAPGDAGPCSTDEEPPALAPCFGMACHQGWDHLDVTTPGEEAPSPLGSAGPGALAAHAWIPLSGPCSVSCGQGLRELRSVCVDPIRGTAVPEELCDPATRPRNQREACQVALCPARWETRALGPCPVTCGGGQVPLAMRCVRPDHGRTIPLPHAKCGRLPQPRPLEDCSPEPCPARWRVLPPGPCSASCGLGTAQRLVTCVRLDRGLEVELDEVACAGLERPQATIPCLLADCAYRWHVSTWTECSVSCGNGVQRRRDTCLGPQAQAPMPADFCQHLPKPVTVRGCWAGPCGGQGTPSLVPPKEVTVAEQTTAATARAAPERPWAQARLPSPAPWPRGLLARPWKSSAESSICGRQFLEPAGTIDLRGPGQAECVVAIGRPLGEVVTLHVLESSLDCSVGETLLLWSRLTWRKLCGKLAGTIFSSQANTLVVRQRRVRPDSGLLLQYRGRPAQHPSHRECDMQLFGPRGEIVGPSLRPDGRSAGGCRVFIDVAPQARMAIHALVTNVGMQTKGTEASYILIRDIHSLRISTFRGQQSFYWESAGSQAEVELSEGFLEARASLRGQYWTLHRAQEKGGPAQP; from the exons ATGTGGGGGCTGCCGTGCTGGGGGAGGCTCCCCCCTCTCTGCAAGGCCAGCCTGGGGGGCCTTCTCACGGCTGCATTCTTTCTCCTGGGCTGCTGTGGACTCTCCAATTTGCAGCAG AGGTTTCTTCAGGCTTTGGAGCCAGTGGAGGTGGCTTCGTACCTTGGCCCGGGTTCTGCCGTTAAAG GCGGTCCTCCCTCCCCTCATCTCCAGAGACAGACTCGGGCTGTGGGGAACGTCCTACACCTGGAGCTGCTCGTGGCCGTGGGCCCTGATGTCCACCAGGCCCACCAGGAGGACACGGAACGCTATGTGCTCACCAACCTCAACATT GGGTCAGAACTGctgagggacccatccctggGGGCTCAGTTCCGAGTGCACCTGGTGAAGATGATTGTCTTGACAGAGCCTGAG GATGCTCCAAACATCACAGCCAACATCACCTCATCGCTGCTGAGCGTCTGTGACTGGAGCAGGGCCGTCAACCCCGCGGACGACACAGACCCTGGGCACGCTGACCTCGTCCTCTACATCACCAG GTTCGACCTGGAGTTGCCTAACGGCGACCGGAAGGTTCGGGGGGTCACCCAGCTTGGGGGGGTCTGTTCCTCCTCCTGGAGCTGCCTCATTACCGAGGACACTGGCTTCGACCTGGGGGTCACCATCGCCCATGAGATTGGGCACAG TCTCGGCCTGGAGCACGACGGCGCACCCGACAGCGGCTGCGGGTCTAGCAGCCACGTGATGGCGGCGGATGGCGCCGCGTCCGCCCGCCGGGGACCCGCCTGGTCCGCCTGCAGTCGCCAGCAGCTGCGGCACCTGCTCAG CGCAGGACGGGCGCGCTGCTTGTGGGACCCGCCCCGGCCGCAGCCGGAGCCAGCCGGGCTCCTGCTAGAAGCGCAGCCAGGCCTCTACTACAGCGCCGACGAACAGTGCCGCGTGGCCTTTGGCCGCACCGCCGTCGCCTGCACCTTcgccaaggagagtctg GACATGTGCCAGGCTCTCTCCTGCCACACAGACCCCCTGGACCACAGCAGCTGTAGCCGCCTTCTCATCCCCCTCCTGGATGGGACGGAATGCGGAGTGGACAAG TGGTGCTCCAGAGGGCACTGTCGCTCGCTAGCGGAGCTGTCCCCCATGCCTGCGGTGCACGGGCACTGGTCCAGCTGGGGGGCCCCCAGTCCTTGCTCCCGCTCCTGTGGAGGAGGCGTGGCCACCAGGAGGCGGCAGTGTAACAACCCCAG ACCTGCCTTTGGAGGGCGTGCGTGTACAGGCGCTGATCTCCAGGCTGAGCTGTGCAACACCCAG GCTTGCAGGACCAGCCAGCTGGAGTTCATGTCAGAGCAGTGCGCCCAGACGGAAGGGCAGCCTCTGCTTCTTCCCGAAGGCGGCAGCACCTTCTACCGCTGGAGCTCGGCCGTGCAGTACAGCCAAG GGGACAGTCTGTGCAGGTACATGTGCTGGGCCGTGGGCGAGAACTTTATTGTGAGGCGTGGGGACAGCTTCGTGGATGGGACCCGCTGTGTGCCGAGTGGCCCGAGGGAGGACGGGACCTTCAGCCTGTGCCTGTCGGGCAGGTGCAGG ATCCTGGGCTGTGACGGCAGGATGGACTCCCAGCAGGTACGCGATGTGTGCCAGGTGTGCGGAGGAGACAACAGCACCTGCAGCCCACACAACGGCTCCTTCTCGGGCGGAAGAGCCAGAG AGTATGTGACATTCCTCACGGTCACCCCCAACCTGACCAGTGTCTATGTTGTCAACCGCAGGCCTCTCTTCACACACTTGG CTGTGAGGATCCGAGGGCGGTACATTGTAGCTGGAAACGGGAGCGTCTCCCCCAGTACCACCTACCCCTCACTCCTGGAGGACAGCCGCCTGGAGTACAGGGTGGCCCTCACCGAGGACCAGCTGCCCCACCGGGAGGAGCTTCACATCCAGGGGCCTACCCAGGAAGACATTGAGATACAG GTTTACAGGCGCTACAGTGAGGAGTATGGCAGCCTCGCCCACCCAGACATCACCTTCAGCTATTTCCAGCCCAAGCAGCTGCATGTGGGGATGTGGGCCGCCGTGTGGGGGTCCTGTTCGGTGAGCTGTGGGGCAG GGCAGCGCTGGGTGACCTACGGCTGCCTGGACCAGGCCCAGAACAAGTGGGTGGAGGCTGCCCAGTGTGAAGGGAGCCCAAAGCCGCCAGAGCGATCAGAGCCCTGCGCCCCCATGCCCTGCCCTGCGCG GAGGGAGGCAGCggcccccagcccagccctaCAGAACAGGACGTGTGTCCCGCAGGCAGAAGGCCAGGAGGCTCCGGGGGATGCTGGGCCATGCTCCACAGATGAGGAGCCACCTGCGCTTGCGCCCTGCTTTGGGATggcatgccaccagggctgggaTCAT CTGGATGTGACAACTCCAGGGGAGGAAGCTCCGTCCCCACTGGGCAGTGCCGGGCCAGGAGCTCTCGCTGCACATGCGTGGATTCCTCTGAGTGGGCCCTGCTCCGTCTCCTGTGGCCAAG GCCTGAGGGAGCTGCGCTCTGTGTGCGTGGACCCGATCCGTGGCACAGCAGTCCCAGAAGAGCTGTGTGACCCGGCAACCAGGCCCAGGAACCAGCGGGAGGCCTGTCAGGTTGCCCTGTGCCCCGCACG GTGGGAGACTCGAGCCTTGGGGCCATGCCCGGTGACCTGTGGAGGGGGCCAGGTGCCACTGGCTATGCGCTGTGTGAGGCCCGACCACGGTCGCACCATCCCCCTGCCCCATGCCAAGTGTGGGCGGCTGCCCCAGCCCCGCCCCCTTGAGGACTGCAGCCCGGAGCCCTGCCCTGCCAG GTGGAGAGTCCTGCCACCCGGCCCGTGCTCAGCCAGCTGTGGCCTTGGCACTGCCCAGCGCTTGGTGACTTGTGTGCGGCTGGACCGAGGCCTCGAGGTCGAGTTGGACGAGGTGGCCTGTGCGGGCTTGGAACGGCCACAGGCCACCATCCCTTGCCTGCTTGCCGACTGTGCCTACCGGTGGCATGTCAGCACCTGGACAGAG TGCTCCGTCTCCTGCGGGAATGGCGTCCAGCGCCGGAGGGACACATGCCTTGGACCCCAGGCGCAGGCACCCATGCCAGCTGACTTCTGCCAGCACTTACCCAAGCCAGTGACAGTGCGGGGCTGCTGGGCCGGACCCTGTGGAGGGCAGGGGACACCCAGCCTGGTGCCCCCCAAGGAGGTTACTGTTGCAGAACAGACCACAGCTGCCACAgctagagctgccccagagcGGCCTTGGGCCCAGGCCCGCCTCCCTTCTCCAGCTCCCTGGCCTCGGGGGCTCCTGGCCAGGCCCTGGAAAAGCTCTGCAGAGTCCA GTATCTGTGGGCGGCAGTTCCTTGAGCCGGCAGGAACCATTGACCTTCGCGGCCCAGGGCAGGCGGAATGCGTGGTGGCCATCGGGCGGCCCCTGGGGGAGGTGGTCACCCTCCATGTCCTTGAGAGTTCCCTCGACTGCAGTGTTG GGGAGACGCTGCTACTGTGGAGCAGGCTCACGTGGAGGAAGCTGTGCGGGAAGCTGGCCGGCACCATCTTCAGCTCCCAGGCCAACACGCTGGTGGTGAGACAGCGCCGGGTGCGGCCGGACAGTGGCTTGCTGCTGCAGTACAGGGGCCGGCCTGCCCAGCACCCGTCCCACCGAG AATGTGACATGCAGCTCTTTGGACCCCGGGGTGAAATCGTGGGCCCCTCGTTGAGGCCAGATGGGAGGAGCGCAGGGGGCTGCCGGGTCTTCATTGACGTGGCTCCACAGGCCCGGATGGCCATCCACGCCCTGGTCACCAACGTGGGCATGCAGACCAAGGGGACCGAGGCCAGCTACATCCTG ATCCGGGACATCCACAGCCTGAGGATCTCGACGTTCCGTGGGCAGCAGTCGTTCTACTGGGAGTCAGCGGGCAGCCAGGCGGAGGTGGAGTTGagtgagggcttcctggaggcgcGGGCCAGCCTGCGGGGCCAGTACTGGACCCTCCATAGAGCGCAGGAAAAGGGGGGCCCGGCCCAGCCCTAG
- the ADAMTS13 gene encoding A disintegrin and metalloproteinase with thrombospondin motifs 13 isoform X4 yields the protein MWGLPCWGRLPPLCKASLGGLLTAAFFLLGCCGLSNLQQRFLQALEPVEVASYLGPGSAVKGGPPSPHLQRQTRAVGNVLHLELLVAVGPDVHQAHQEDTERYVLTNLNIGSELLRDPSLGAQFRVHLVKMIVLTEPEDAPNITANITSSLLSVCDWSRAVNPADDTDPGHADLVLYITRFDLELPNGDRKVRGVTQLGGVCSSSWSCLITEDTGFDLGVTIAHEIGHSLGLEHDGAPDSGCGSSSHVMAADGAASARRGPAWSACSRQQLRHLLSAGRARCLWDPPRPQPEPAGLLLEAQPGLYYSADEQCRVAFGRTAVACTFAKESLDMCQALSCHTDPLDHSSCSRLLIPLLDGTECGVDKWCSRGHCRSLAELSPMPAVHGHWSSWGAPSPCSRSCGGGVATRRRQCNNPRPAFGGRACTGADLQAELCNTQACRTSQLEFMSEQCAQTEGQPLLLPEGGSTFYRWSSAVQYSQGDSLCRYMCWAVGENFIVRRGDSFVDGTRCVPSGPREDGTFSLCLSGRCRILGCDGRMDSQQVRDVCQVCGGDNSTCSPHNGSFSGGRAREYVTFLTVTPNLTSVYVVNRRPLFTHLAVRIRGRYIVAGNGSVSPSTTYPSLLEDSRLEYRVALTEDQLPHREELHIQGPTQEDIEIQVYRRYSEEYGSLAHPDITFSYFQPKQLHVGMWAAVWGSCSVSCGAGQRWVTYGCLDQAQNKWVEAAQCEGSPKPPERSEPCAPMPCPARREAAAPSPALQNRTCVPQAEGQEAPGDAGPCSTDEEPPALAPCFGMACHQGWDHLDVTTPGEEAPSPLGSAGPGALAAHAWIPLSGPCSVSCGQGLRELRSVCVDPIRGTAVPEELCDPATRPRNQREACQVALCPARWETRALGPCPVTCGGGQVPLAMRCVRPDHGRTIPLPHAKCGRLPQPRPLEDCSPEPCPARWRVLPPGPCSASCGLGTAQRLVTCVRLDRGLEVELDEVACAGLERPQATIPCLLADCAYRWHVSTWTECSVSCGNGVQRRRDTCLGPQAQAPMPADFCQHLPKPVTVRGCWAGPCGGQGTPSLVPPKEVTVAEQTTAATARAAPERPWAQARLPSPAPWPRGLLARPWKSSAESSICGRQFLEPAGTIDLRGPGQAECVVAIGRPLGEVVTLHVLESSLDCSVGETLLLWSRLTWRKLCGKLAGTIFSSQANTLVVRQRRVRPDSGLLLQYRGRPAQHPSHRDPGHPQPEDLDVPWAAVVLLGVSGQPGGGGVE from the exons ATGTGGGGGCTGCCGTGCTGGGGGAGGCTCCCCCCTCTCTGCAAGGCCAGCCTGGGGGGCCTTCTCACGGCTGCATTCTTTCTCCTGGGCTGCTGTGGACTCTCCAATTTGCAGCAG AGGTTTCTTCAGGCTTTGGAGCCAGTGGAGGTGGCTTCGTACCTTGGCCCGGGTTCTGCCGTTAAAG GCGGTCCTCCCTCCCCTCATCTCCAGAGACAGACTCGGGCTGTGGGGAACGTCCTACACCTGGAGCTGCTCGTGGCCGTGGGCCCTGATGTCCACCAGGCCCACCAGGAGGACACGGAACGCTATGTGCTCACCAACCTCAACATT GGGTCAGAACTGctgagggacccatccctggGGGCTCAGTTCCGAGTGCACCTGGTGAAGATGATTGTCTTGACAGAGCCTGAG GATGCTCCAAACATCACAGCCAACATCACCTCATCGCTGCTGAGCGTCTGTGACTGGAGCAGGGCCGTCAACCCCGCGGACGACACAGACCCTGGGCACGCTGACCTCGTCCTCTACATCACCAG GTTCGACCTGGAGTTGCCTAACGGCGACCGGAAGGTTCGGGGGGTCACCCAGCTTGGGGGGGTCTGTTCCTCCTCCTGGAGCTGCCTCATTACCGAGGACACTGGCTTCGACCTGGGGGTCACCATCGCCCATGAGATTGGGCACAG TCTCGGCCTGGAGCACGACGGCGCACCCGACAGCGGCTGCGGGTCTAGCAGCCACGTGATGGCGGCGGATGGCGCCGCGTCCGCCCGCCGGGGACCCGCCTGGTCCGCCTGCAGTCGCCAGCAGCTGCGGCACCTGCTCAG CGCAGGACGGGCGCGCTGCTTGTGGGACCCGCCCCGGCCGCAGCCGGAGCCAGCCGGGCTCCTGCTAGAAGCGCAGCCAGGCCTCTACTACAGCGCCGACGAACAGTGCCGCGTGGCCTTTGGCCGCACCGCCGTCGCCTGCACCTTcgccaaggagagtctg GACATGTGCCAGGCTCTCTCCTGCCACACAGACCCCCTGGACCACAGCAGCTGTAGCCGCCTTCTCATCCCCCTCCTGGATGGGACGGAATGCGGAGTGGACAAG TGGTGCTCCAGAGGGCACTGTCGCTCGCTAGCGGAGCTGTCCCCCATGCCTGCGGTGCACGGGCACTGGTCCAGCTGGGGGGCCCCCAGTCCTTGCTCCCGCTCCTGTGGAGGAGGCGTGGCCACCAGGAGGCGGCAGTGTAACAACCCCAG ACCTGCCTTTGGAGGGCGTGCGTGTACAGGCGCTGATCTCCAGGCTGAGCTGTGCAACACCCAG GCTTGCAGGACCAGCCAGCTGGAGTTCATGTCAGAGCAGTGCGCCCAGACGGAAGGGCAGCCTCTGCTTCTTCCCGAAGGCGGCAGCACCTTCTACCGCTGGAGCTCGGCCGTGCAGTACAGCCAAG GGGACAGTCTGTGCAGGTACATGTGCTGGGCCGTGGGCGAGAACTTTATTGTGAGGCGTGGGGACAGCTTCGTGGATGGGACCCGCTGTGTGCCGAGTGGCCCGAGGGAGGACGGGACCTTCAGCCTGTGCCTGTCGGGCAGGTGCAGG ATCCTGGGCTGTGACGGCAGGATGGACTCCCAGCAGGTACGCGATGTGTGCCAGGTGTGCGGAGGAGACAACAGCACCTGCAGCCCACACAACGGCTCCTTCTCGGGCGGAAGAGCCAGAG AGTATGTGACATTCCTCACGGTCACCCCCAACCTGACCAGTGTCTATGTTGTCAACCGCAGGCCTCTCTTCACACACTTGG CTGTGAGGATCCGAGGGCGGTACATTGTAGCTGGAAACGGGAGCGTCTCCCCCAGTACCACCTACCCCTCACTCCTGGAGGACAGCCGCCTGGAGTACAGGGTGGCCCTCACCGAGGACCAGCTGCCCCACCGGGAGGAGCTTCACATCCAGGGGCCTACCCAGGAAGACATTGAGATACAG GTTTACAGGCGCTACAGTGAGGAGTATGGCAGCCTCGCCCACCCAGACATCACCTTCAGCTATTTCCAGCCCAAGCAGCTGCATGTGGGGATGTGGGCCGCCGTGTGGGGGTCCTGTTCGGTGAGCTGTGGGGCAG GGCAGCGCTGGGTGACCTACGGCTGCCTGGACCAGGCCCAGAACAAGTGGGTGGAGGCTGCCCAGTGTGAAGGGAGCCCAAAGCCGCCAGAGCGATCAGAGCCCTGCGCCCCCATGCCCTGCCCTGCGCG GAGGGAGGCAGCggcccccagcccagccctaCAGAACAGGACGTGTGTCCCGCAGGCAGAAGGCCAGGAGGCTCCGGGGGATGCTGGGCCATGCTCCACAGATGAGGAGCCACCTGCGCTTGCGCCCTGCTTTGGGATggcatgccaccagggctgggaTCAT CTGGATGTGACAACTCCAGGGGAGGAAGCTCCGTCCCCACTGGGCAGTGCCGGGCCAGGAGCTCTCGCTGCACATGCGTGGATTCCTCTGAGTGGGCCCTGCTCCGTCTCCTGTGGCCAAG GCCTGAGGGAGCTGCGCTCTGTGTGCGTGGACCCGATCCGTGGCACAGCAGTCCCAGAAGAGCTGTGTGACCCGGCAACCAGGCCCAGGAACCAGCGGGAGGCCTGTCAGGTTGCCCTGTGCCCCGCACG GTGGGAGACTCGAGCCTTGGGGCCATGCCCGGTGACCTGTGGAGGGGGCCAGGTGCCACTGGCTATGCGCTGTGTGAGGCCCGACCACGGTCGCACCATCCCCCTGCCCCATGCCAAGTGTGGGCGGCTGCCCCAGCCCCGCCCCCTTGAGGACTGCAGCCCGGAGCCCTGCCCTGCCAG GTGGAGAGTCCTGCCACCCGGCCCGTGCTCAGCCAGCTGTGGCCTTGGCACTGCCCAGCGCTTGGTGACTTGTGTGCGGCTGGACCGAGGCCTCGAGGTCGAGTTGGACGAGGTGGCCTGTGCGGGCTTGGAACGGCCACAGGCCACCATCCCTTGCCTGCTTGCCGACTGTGCCTACCGGTGGCATGTCAGCACCTGGACAGAG TGCTCCGTCTCCTGCGGGAATGGCGTCCAGCGCCGGAGGGACACATGCCTTGGACCCCAGGCGCAGGCACCCATGCCAGCTGACTTCTGCCAGCACTTACCCAAGCCAGTGACAGTGCGGGGCTGCTGGGCCGGACCCTGTGGAGGGCAGGGGACACCCAGCCTGGTGCCCCCCAAGGAGGTTACTGTTGCAGAACAGACCACAGCTGCCACAgctagagctgccccagagcGGCCTTGGGCCCAGGCCCGCCTCCCTTCTCCAGCTCCCTGGCCTCGGGGGCTCCTGGCCAGGCCCTGGAAAAGCTCTGCAGAGTCCA GTATCTGTGGGCGGCAGTTCCTTGAGCCGGCAGGAACCATTGACCTTCGCGGCCCAGGGCAGGCGGAATGCGTGGTGGCCATCGGGCGGCCCCTGGGGGAGGTGGTCACCCTCCATGTCCTTGAGAGTTCCCTCGACTGCAGTGTTG GGGAGACGCTGCTACTGTGGAGCAGGCTCACGTGGAGGAAGCTGTGCGGGAAGCTGGCCGGCACCATCTTCAGCTCCCAGGCCAACACGCTGGTGGTGAGACAGCGCCGGGTGCGGCCGGACAGTGGCTTGCTGCTGCAGTACAGGGGCCGGCCTGCCCAGCACCCGTCCCACCGAG ATCCGGGACATCCACAGCCTGAGGATCTCGACGTTCCGTGGGCAGCAGTCGTTCTACTGGGAGTCAGCGGGCAGCCAGGCGGAGGTGGAGTTGagtga